In Sphingobacteriaceae bacterium, a single genomic region encodes these proteins:
- a CDS encoding histidine kinase: MNIIIRIIFSFLLFFVSTKILVSQSFDLYQKEILNMDNGLPTNEIYQIIEDRNHYLWMATNNGIVKYDGRKFTVFNSSHGLPHNEVYHLTEQFNGRIYGECRFAQVFYIEKDSIITFNKNNIVAKYIQGFPRIYSIILDKKENLYLGTLSGRLFFDKKGNVIYKDSHNLNTNRSGNNLVFIEDKILSFLTQFDSSKMNFLTRHSLEGVEHIYKLKEKQETAEAPYTTKINSGTWAIIDGAYVRVLNNDHAIHNILTPTRAVSVKAIDSILWIGTVNGGVFGYKLYADSISLKDHFLDGNTVTSTLKDHEGGYWFTTRENGVFHISNFNILKIYENNEKQNLNYFFKDDQCELVGYDNGQINSLTNKVVLNGSGPYSNINKYKSTYHFFSNGVKYEYSPNSKKLKSIYSSDKLLAAANFLNLNDSISVIQALNSFFLFNNTNYTITETTKEKIYLSRINCNHQIDGSRVAFGTSQGVVVYDVLNYKRIANYDLPSAVVSVNSYKGNIYAACSNGSFYLLGKEIQRIRFNDDLDINVIFDAKINKDILYVATNIGVHKYRIQNGNKLINISTTILKGLRKIYIYNGRAYYLTSNIIFEDLENDTVKSFPIVSIKNVWVNGKILSDNNRAFEHNENNIDFVISGISYTNKLLKFRYKLIGVNNVYQYTPDFKINYSSLNPGDYKFIISATNNGIDYSTDISYSFSIEKPVWKKNWFILLMLLIIIMAITYSVYLIVKQIKKKSKLNETISRLKSQALISQLNPHLVFNILNSIQGIVSKGDIEKANIFISRFAKFMRQTLWANQNPHISLESELEITENYISLEKLRFPSEMSIEIVRNTYQKERLVPSLLLQPFIENAIKHGIMPSLSKDGKISIIVSESELYLEIKIVDNGKGFENEIMYGDGLKITEERLKLLNELNTIQFERKDGLTVVTVKIYS, translated from the coding sequence ATGAATATTATTATCAGAATTATATTTTCTTTTCTTTTATTCTTTGTATCAACTAAAATCCTAGTTAGTCAATCTTTTGATTTATATCAAAAGGAGATATTAAATATGGATAATGGTTTGCCAACAAATGAAATCTATCAAATTATTGAAGATAGGAATCATTACTTGTGGATGGCAACAAATAACGGTATAGTAAAGTACGATGGAAGAAAATTTACCGTATTCAATTCTTCTCACGGTCTGCCTCATAACGAAGTGTATCATTTAACTGAACAGTTTAATGGTAGAATTTACGGCGAGTGTAGGTTCGCGCAAGTATTTTACATTGAAAAGGACAGTATCATCACCTTTAATAAAAACAACATAGTTGCAAAATACATTCAAGGATTTCCTAGAATCTATTCAATTATTTTAGATAAAAAAGAGAACTTATATTTAGGCACATTATCAGGTCGACTTTTTTTTGATAAAAAAGGCAATGTTATTTATAAAGATAGTCACAATTTAAATACTAATCGAAGTGGTAATAATCTAGTATTCATTGAAGATAAAATCCTGTCGTTTCTTACACAATTCGATAGCAGTAAAATGAATTTTCTTACTAGGCATTCATTAGAGGGAGTAGAACATATTTACAAGCTAAAGGAAAAGCAAGAAACAGCTGAAGCGCCCTACACTACAAAGATAAATTCCGGCACATGGGCCATAATAGATGGTGCTTATGTGAGGGTATTAAATAATGACCATGCAATTCATAATATATTGACGCCAACGCGAGCGGTTTCTGTAAAAGCAATAGATTCAATCTTGTGGATTGGTACTGTAAACGGTGGTGTTTTTGGGTATAAACTATATGCGGATAGCATTTCATTAAAAGATCACTTCTTGGATGGCAACACGGTTACCTCTACTTTAAAAGACCATGAGGGCGGGTATTGGTTTACAACCCGCGAAAATGGAGTATTTCATATCAGCAACTTCAATATTTTAAAAATCTATGAGAATAATGAAAAACAAAACCTCAACTATTTTTTTAAGGATGATCAATGCGAATTAGTTGGATACGATAATGGACAAATAAATTCGTTGACTAACAAAGTAGTATTGAACGGTAGCGGTCCCTACTCAAATATTAATAAGTACAAAAGTACATATCACTTCTTCTCTAATGGAGTAAAGTATGAATATTCGCCCAATTCAAAAAAGCTTAAAAGCATTTACAGCTCTGATAAATTATTGGCTGCCGCGAATTTTTTGAATTTAAATGATAGCATCTCAGTTATACAGGCTTTGAATTCTTTCTTTTTATTTAACAATACTAATTATACGATTACAGAGACCACCAAAGAGAAAATTTATTTATCACGCATAAATTGCAATCATCAAATTGATGGGAGTAGGGTAGCATTCGGAACAAGTCAGGGCGTAGTGGTTTACGACGTACTTAATTATAAACGAATTGCGAACTACGATTTGCCATCCGCTGTCGTTTCAGTTAATAGTTATAAGGGTAATATATATGCTGCCTGTAGTAATGGATCGTTTTATTTATTGGGAAAAGAAATTCAACGAATACGCTTTAACGATGATTTGGATATTAATGTCATATTTGATGCTAAGATTAATAAAGATATTTTATACGTCGCCACAAATATTGGAGTTCATAAATATCGAATACAAAACGGAAACAAGCTTATTAATATTTCTACTACAATCCTTAAGGGTTTAAGAAAAATTTATATCTATAATGGGAGAGCCTATTATCTAACTAGTAATATAATATTTGAAGATCTGGAGAATGACACTGTTAAATCCTTCCCTATTGTATCCATAAAAAATGTTTGGGTGAATGGTAAAATATTATCAGATAATAACAGGGCCTTCGAACACAATGAGAATAACATTGACTTTGTTATTTCCGGAATTTCCTATACCAATAAATTACTAAAATTCAGATACAAGTTAATTGGAGTTAACAACGTATATCAGTATACGCCTGATTTCAAAATAAATTATTCTTCTTTAAATCCGGGAGATTACAAATTCATTATTAGCGCTACAAATAATGGCATCGACTACTCAACGGATATTTCTTATTCATTTTCTATTGAAAAACCGGTATGGAAAAAGAATTGGTTCATTCTTTTGATGTTATTGATCATCATTATGGCAATTACTTATTCCGTGTATTTAATAGTAAAGCAAATTAAAAAGAAGTCGAAATTAAATGAAACAATTTCCAGGTTAAAGTCTCAAGCCTTAATTAGTCAACTAAATCCACATTTAGTATTTAATATTCTAAATTCCATACAAGGTATTGTTTCAAAGGGTGATATTGAAAAGGCCAATATTTTTATATCGCGTTTTGCTAAATTTATGAGACAAACTTTATGGGCTAATCAAAACCCGCATATTAGTTTAGAAAGTGAGTTGGAGATAACAGAGAATTATATTTCTTTAGAAAAACTTCGCTTCCCATCAGAAATGAGTATTGAAATTGTGAGGAATACTTATCAAAAAGAACGATTAGTACCTTCATTATTGTTACAACCTTTTATTGAAAATGCTATTAAGCATGGCATTATGCCTTCTTTATCCAAGGATGGAAAGATTTCTATTATTGTTTCTGAAAGTGAATTATATTTGGAAATTAAAATTGTAGACAACGGCAAAGGATTTGAAAACGAAATTATGTATGGTGATGGTTTAAAAATTACAGAAGAAAGATTAAAACTTTTGAATGAATTAAATACCATTCAATTTGAAAGAAAAGATGGACTAACAGTGGTAACAGTAAAAATATATTCATGA
- a CDS encoding T9SS type A sorting domain-containing protein — protein sequence MNIIIKNKKKVISISILLLFLIHPNLRSQGFLTTSINWSLPQGGKNLGGHNYGFNALNDVGSYDNANQGWSSIDMNGDGKPDLVITSQGNGTYKDSFNPGANPFWMVYLNTGVSYSNTAINWLLPPNAGKFLSGHDYGFNSLSDIGSPSQFDQGWTTMDINGDGKPDLIIICEGTGIYRDCFAPGANPYWKVHLNTGSGFSPTAINWVLPPFTGQFLSGHEYGLNAIAGSGSPAQFDQGWSTMDVNGDSKPDIVVVCEGTGVYRDCFAPGANPYWKVYLNTGSGFATTATNWTLPSYAGNYLSGHDYGFNAISYGGTANISDQGWSLVDMDGDKKPEMVLVCEGTGTYKDCFSPNSNSYWKVYQNNGSGFSNTAINWSLPTGGQFLSGHNYGYNSIAYNGTYDINNQGWIISDIDGDGKTDFVITSQGTGTYRDCFNPGPGQYWKVHLNAGTGFQTNFINWSLPAGGMLLSGHNFGFNVFSEQGTFDSGNQGWSPMDMDGDGKLDLVVVCQGTGSYKDCFNPGPSQYWKVYLSGSTVGLNEKNNFDSQINLYPNPTKHLVNINGDEKIVGQEYAVLDMTGKLLMNGKINMKNQVIDISDFSVGIYIVKIGNSTKKIIKE from the coding sequence ATGAATATAATCATTAAGAACAAAAAAAAGGTAATTTCCATATCTATTCTTCTTTTATTTTTAATTCATCCCAACCTACGATCACAAGGGTTTCTAACTACATCAATAAATTGGTCTCTTCCTCAAGGTGGGAAAAATTTAGGTGGGCACAATTATGGTTTCAATGCTTTAAATGATGTCGGCTCTTATGATAATGCGAATCAAGGTTGGTCTTCTATTGATATGAATGGAGATGGTAAGCCGGATTTGGTAATAACCAGTCAAGGTAATGGTACCTATAAAGATTCTTTTAATCCAGGAGCCAATCCGTTTTGGATGGTATATTTAAATACTGGCGTTAGCTACTCAAACACTGCAATAAATTGGCTACTACCACCTAATGCTGGCAAATTTCTTAGTGGCCATGATTATGGATTTAATTCACTTTCGGATATTGGTTCACCTAGTCAATTTGATCAAGGTTGGACAACAATGGATATAAATGGTGATGGTAAACCCGACTTAATAATTATTTGTGAAGGAACCGGCATTTACCGAGATTGTTTTGCCCCGGGTGCAAATCCATATTGGAAAGTTCATTTAAATACAGGCAGCGGCTTCTCGCCTACTGCTATAAATTGGGTATTACCTCCTTTTACTGGACAATTTTTAAGTGGACATGAATATGGGTTGAATGCAATTGCCGGTAGCGGCTCCCCGGCTCAATTTGATCAAGGATGGAGTACAATGGATGTTAACGGGGATAGTAAACCGGATATAGTCGTTGTATGTGAAGGAACAGGTGTTTATAGGGATTGTTTTGCTCCGGGTGCAAATCCGTATTGGAAAGTGTATTTAAATACCGGAAGCGGATTTGCAACTACTGCTACGAATTGGACATTGCCGTCATACGCCGGAAACTATTTATCTGGACATGATTATGGTTTTAATGCAATTTCTTATGGTGGAACAGCAAATATTTCCGATCAGGGATGGAGCTTAGTTGACATGGATGGAGATAAGAAACCAGAGATGGTTCTTGTTTGTGAAGGAACCGGAACGTATAAAGACTGTTTTAGCCCAAACTCTAACTCGTACTGGAAAGTTTATCAAAATAACGGTTCGGGCTTTTCCAACACTGCAATAAATTGGTCTTTACCAACAGGCGGCCAATTCTTATCAGGTCATAATTATGGTTATAATAGTATTGCTTATAATGGAACTTATGATATTAATAATCAAGGTTGGATAATTTCTGATATTGATGGAGATGGAAAAACAGATTTTGTTATTACTAGTCAGGGTACAGGCACTTATCGTGATTGTTTCAATCCAGGTCCAGGTCAATACTGGAAAGTACATTTGAATGCAGGCACAGGATTTCAGACAAATTTTATTAATTGGTCATTGCCAGCTGGGGGAATGCTACTTTCTGGCCATAATTTTGGTTTTAATGTCTTTAGCGAACAAGGCACTTTTGATTCAGGGAATCAAGGGTGGTCGCCAATGGATATGGACGGAGATGGCAAATTAGATTTAGTGGTTGTGTGTCAAGGAACGGGTTCATATAAAGATTGTTTTAATCCAGGCCCAAGTCAATATTGGAAAGTTTACTTGAGCGGTTCAACGGTTGGATTGAATGAAAAAAATAATTTTGACTCGCAAATTAATTTATATCCAAATCCTACAAAGCACTTAGTAAATATAAATGGAGATGAAAAAATTGTAGGGCAAGAATATGCTGTTTTAGATATGACTGGGAAATTATTAATGAATGGAAAAATTAATATGAAAAATCAGGTGATAGATATTTCTGACTTTTCCGTTGGAATTTATATTGTTAAAATTGGTAATTCAACTAAAAAAATAATTAAGGAATA
- a CDS encoding DUF378 domain-containing protein, giving the protein MKTVFTVCLVLTVFGAMNSVLNGTVGKDIIQIVMGDERTIGTDFLRILIGLSAITTLVWGLKKLYSTKA; this is encoded by the coding sequence ATGAAAACAGTTTTTACAGTTTGCTTAGTCTTAACCGTGTTCGGTGCCATGAACTCAGTTTTAAACGGGACAGTAGGTAAAGACATTATTCAAATAGTAATGGGTGACGAAAGAACCATAGGGACAGATTTCCTGAGAATTTTAATCGGACTTTCTGCTATAACGACACTCGTTTGGGGGCTTAAAAAACTCTATTCTACTAAAGCATAA
- a CDS encoding response regulator transcription factor translates to MIFKALIIEDEILARETLKSYLARYFPDIKVMAEIDNINEAVNYLNENIVDILFIDVHLKDGKSLEILKQVNAGDYKIIFTTAHDNYALEAFKNKAFGYLLKPIDPIDFKEIVGRVLKDLIAVDTNDSSKKIKVPTSTGYILLDLKDIIRCEAESNYTKIFTKNNGAYITVSKTLKYVEHELIHSKKFIRVHQSHLIHTAYVKVFEVKNNFITLTTGDKIPVSRAKRNSMFSDFQQ, encoded by the coding sequence ATGATTTTTAAGGCCCTAATTATTGAAGATGAAATTCTCGCCAGGGAAACTTTAAAAAGTTATCTAGCCAGATATTTCCCTGATATTAAAGTAATGGCGGAAATTGATAACATCAATGAGGCAGTAAACTATCTAAACGAAAATATAGTTGATATTTTATTTATTGACGTTCATTTAAAAGATGGTAAATCTTTAGAAATCTTAAAACAAGTAAATGCAGGAGATTACAAAATTATTTTCACCACAGCACATGATAATTATGCGCTTGAAGCTTTTAAAAATAAAGCTTTTGGTTATTTACTAAAACCTATAGATCCAATTGATTTTAAAGAAATTGTTGGGCGCGTGCTTAAAGATTTAATAGCCGTAGATACTAATGATTCAAGTAAAAAAATAAAAGTACCTACAAGTACTGGCTACATTTTGTTAGACTTAAAAGACATTATAAGGTGTGAGGCTGAAAGTAATTACACCAAAATATTTACAAAAAATAATGGTGCTTATATTACAGTTTCTAAAACCTTAAAGTATGTTGAACATGAATTAATACATTCCAAAAAATTTATTCGCGTCCATCAATCACATCTTATTCATACAGCATATGTAAAAGTATTTGAAGTAAAAAACAATTTTATTACACTTACTACCGGCGATAAAATTCCGGTTTCCAGAGCCAAAAGGAATAGCATGTTTAGCGATTTTCAACAATAA